The Lolium rigidum isolate FL_2022 chromosome 2, APGP_CSIRO_Lrig_0.1, whole genome shotgun sequence genomic interval acatcccgCCGAACAGAATGGCGAGATCTCCGCCGATGACGGGCTTGATGCTGCTTGTCGACGAAATTTCGTCATCGCTTGACTTGGTTGacgatgatgatcccgagaaatcggaaccaaccgctaacggtcccgagcagatcggtgccgctaaacgatgtgatccttctctcTCGACGCAAAAGTGGAAGCTCCCGAatttcatctccattggctcttccagatagacatatgcatccaaacgggcgggagggtgaggaacaaaatcaacgagaccaattttgatctgtttacctccgtccatcgcattgcttgccaccgaagatgtcgacgatgttgaacgtccatcgagatcagctccttgtcgcctctaatccccacagacggtgccaattgacaaggtatcaacttgtcaatgcctacaagttgtagactagggtttcgtggaaagtaaagggcaagtagatctcgaaggtttcagccaaaaaggtactcgactgctagaaaactaggttgtgttgacaataaaatcgatcctttctttctccctcgactcccccttatataggaggcggagccgagggtttcgtgatgtacaagttacaaacagcgggagactctttgagttcgtcccgtatagttacaagtctttattcctaatacaactctatcttacaTATTGACACCTTagtgggcttccgggctttgtattcttcgagtcatgggccttcagtaaaccccgggtaccttcttcggcaggcccattggggatgcctatgtcacctgatgagcaatgataagaatccgatcgcaattatacaacaaaaaaacaaccagccatcagattagcttgcttcttcaactcgatcaactgccttaactgcttgttcattttcttcagttctcccttcacttccactagttctgcattgggagcatttggCATAATCAGAAgggccctaatcggaacggctcttctctccgccgccttctctacagcaagtccctcctcccaaattgcgctccccaatagcgccaattgattcctgcaattgaagcctctgaatgTATACATCGATCCACTAGAAATGCCAGCATTTCTTCAGgacctgaaaacaacaacgtgaatcctaaatcccaaattcgagggaataacaagaaaatcgagagaaaacagagcaattggagcgagatctaaccttatccccatctctatatggcaagctctcgcatgcaaggtacTCACGTCCATGGTTGCCgttgtcgtccgtcttacagatcgaccgcttcagaggctccttgcgtgggcagtcagggcatcttgtcaatggcacgggtccatactgcggccatgaagaacgggaggtcgaagagaaactagacatcacccgcctaccggagaagggctgccgctggcgcagaagaagaacaatggggagcggggaaagaaaggggaagcaatggcacgggcacgggcgcgaggttggctcgggctcccattttgcaacggtcacctgggtaagctgtgggtccggcgtgctagcgtggacaagttgtgggtaccACGataatctggataagtggagacgtgtccactgtggggcaccaacagcggccccactaacggtcaacttaacgggattcctcccgtccgagctccttctgcgggtttcaaacaagggcctaggaaaactgaggaaaaactatggATCTGGAGAAaaatgagcacaactaaggaaccgagggcacgaaaatagaaaacccTTTATTTTAAATTCTTAATGTATTTGGGTTGATAAACCCCCTAGTTTCATACTGAATTCTCttgtaaatgatgtaattatgttTTCGGCAATCCCTCACCCGCACGGCACCCGCCCTCCCCTAAGTTTTCAGCAATCCCCCCACCTTTCCCTAAGTCCTCCGGCGAGCCCCGCACCTGCACCCGAAACCCTAAGGTTCTCGGTCTCACCTCCGCCGGTGACCTCCACGGCTAGCCGCGTCGTCCCCGTCTCCAGTGAGGTCCCAGCCTCGCCTCCGTCAGGTACGCAACGGCCAGCCGTGTCTCCCCGTCTACGACGAGGTGCGCGCGTGGAGTGTGGTCTCCTTCTTCCTCGCTTGCGCATTCTTctttcccccaccaccaccaaaggcCGGCCCACTAATTGCGCGTTGAAGGATTGATTTACGCGTTGTGCTGCTAACGGGTGCCACGAGGCGTCAAATAGGTATCAGCGGAGGAGAGGCCCCACAGTAGTCGGCAGTTTGCTAGAGCCTAGAGTAAAGAAAAAAAGCTTTATCCACAAGAAGGCCCTCCATGGGCTAGAGGCCCCGAGCCCAAGATCTCTTGACCTCAGGTTTTGACGAACAGCGAAGGCAAAGCCCCCGCCTCCTCGCGCCAAGCAAGCTAGGGTTTTTCCGCCGCCGTGAAAGCTCGTCGACGGCGCGCGAGAGGAGAGGGGCGAGAGGAGCGCAGCCTAGCCCGCCGCCATGGCGTCCACCAAGGTGCAGCGGATCATGACCCAGCCCATCAATCTCATCTTCCGATTCCTCCAGAGCGTACGTATTCCCTACCCTCCTGACTCCTCCCGGCACACCCGCTCCTACCTTCGACTCCTTCCTCTCATCTCCTCTGCTTGCGCTTTTACTGATTCTTATCCTCGTGGAGCAGAAGGCGCGCATCCAGATCTGGCTCTTCGAGCAGAAGGACATGCGGATCGAGGGCAGGATCATCGTAAGTACTCGCGCACTAGCCGTGTCAGGTTTTATTCTGTTTTTTGCTGGGATTTGATCCTGTATTGAGGTGGAAACGTTTGCCTGGTGGTGGTAGTGGAGAGGATTTCACTGTGTGGGAAAATGGGCGAGGTTATGTTCTGTTCTGTgagcagggttgaactctttggccTTGCCCCAAGTGGCCAACGCCTGAGTAATGCCGCATTGGCTTGGATGGAAGTATTAGAAGCGTAATTCGGGATGGCAGGTGCTATTTTTCAGTAGTACTGCCACTGGGGTTAAGTGCATGTTCTTGTGATAGTTTTTGTTGCATCTACATGTAATCCTATTTGCCATATCATATTGGATTATCCAAACACAATATACCCACATATCAAATGGGGCAGAAGTAGCACTATTGATTGATTGACACCTCATACTATTGGTTGATTGGACACCTCATATTGCTATTAGTTGAACAATGTGTGTTAACATTGAGAGAACTGATGCTTGACGATGCAGTTGTTACAGAAAGGAAAAATGTCTTTTAGTCTAATGTTTGGTTCTATTATGCTGCTCTTTACTCGCAGTTTCTTTATAGATATAGGTCATGTGTGTCAACAACTTGTCCACTTTTTTTTTATCAATTCAAGAAGTCTCATGTGTATGCAAATGAAAGGAATGACTCTTATTATCTAGAAGCAAATATTGTTGAAAACTGTCAATACTGTATTTTATGGCTTTGGATATGCATTTTGAGGTAGCCTTTTCATACAATTTTTGGTATGTCCTTGCATAAAATGGATCAGAAGCCTTCTTACAAGCAGCTTGTATTGAATAAAGTGGACCATAAGCATTGTTGACTTTTAAACAAGCATTTATTTTGAATAAAGTGGACCAGAAGTATCACTGACTTCTAAACAAGCATTGTATTTTGAATAAAGTTTACCACAAGCATTGTTGACTTTTAATCAAGCATTTTATACTTACCGCAGCATGTGTTGTAGGGCTTTGATGAATACATGAATTTGGTCCTGGAGGATTCCGAGGAGATCAACATCAAGAAAGACACTAGGAAATCTCTGGGTAAAGAAACTGTGCTCTCCGTTAtcattttgttcttgtttccacgcTGCTGAAAACTCCATAATTTATTTCCTCAATCGTTTGCAGGTCGGATCCTCTTGAAAGGAGATAACATTACGCTAATGATgaacacgtaagtgaaaaagcaaACTACATTATCTTACTTTCTTTTGCTTTATTTGATGCATTTACCTATTTGTTGTTCATGTTTGCTTTTCAGGGGAAAGTAACGGTAGCCCTATGTCTGCTTTATTGCAAGGATAAATATCAACCTATATATCCTGAGCTCGAATGAAGGCGAAAATTGAGGCTGTAGTAGACTTCATCTCTGTCTTGTTCAAATTTGATTGTAATATACCATATTGGCCAGGATAGTAGAGGGCCCCTGTGAAGTTGAAGTGTGTTATCCAGAGCATGAATTTCGGGTTTGGGCTTCATTATTATGCAGTGTTGAAATATGAACTTGGTCAGATGGTCTTGGAATTGGTTAGAATTTTCGAGACCCTCCTAAGACGAAAGGGTCCTTACCTCCGAAAAAACCGTGATAAAAGGATACTTCTTTTGAAGTTCTAATGATGAACATTACCTTTTGTTGTTGGTATCTTATTTGATTCCAAGCTTGGTTTGCACTTCTCTTAGAATGTAGCTTTCTTGCAGCAAGTAGAAGTTTAGTTCTATATAAAGGTGCAGTGTTCTGCATGCAGTTGAGTCACATGGATGAATTTTTGACAGGTCCTGAACACTCATGTGCTATTTTCTGCCATGGACCTTGATGTTAATTTCAGAAGATTTATAtatagaaacaaaataaaaacaaaaggcaAACTGGAATAAACTTGTTACATGGTGAATTTTCAATCTCCCCTTTCATTTCCTTGGCTATTTCAGTGATGAAAGGAAGCATTAATTTACCACGTGCCTTACAGGTTACAACAAATTTATAGAATCATAACTTGGATGATATACACGTTCCAGGTTTCTTAGGGTTATTATGTCCATCTTATTTTAACTACAGACATAGCGATATGAGATCATCAGCTGGTAGGCTTTTTGTTCTTCTTATTCATCTGGACTGCGGTGGCACCCATGATGGCGAACAGCGTGCACAGCGGCACAAACACGACGTTGGGGATGTACTGCAGCTtgaacttcttcacctgagggatGCTCTCGCTGCTCCTCTTGGCAATGATGGCTGCTGCTGGTGCAGCCAAGCCGGCCATGATGAAGAGGCTGTCGTCAACTTTGGCCTCGTGGATATTTTCCTCCATGAACTTAATGAATGTCTTTTTCTTTTCGACCTCGTCCTTCAGAGGTTCCCATGTTTTTTCATAGAAGTCCTGCATTAAATGCATGTAGCATGTTCAGTTGCAATTATCTGGTGTCCGAAAATATTCTCACCGAATCACgtccatgagaaaaatgatggatGCTGGGTTTACCTTAATATCTCCAAGTCCTGGAGTATCGAAATCTTGGCCAGGCATTACAGTGTTGAAATACCTACAATGTTGGACGATGTCATAAATAAAATGTGGGGGCAGGGAGTGCAGGCAACAAAATTGCACAAACAGAAAGCTTACTGGCAGAAATCGACATAGGCAATATGAAAATCTCTAAAGTTGCCAGTTTCCCTGTCCTTGAAATGTCGATCATAAACTTGTCCGGTAGTTACCGAGCTAATTCCCGGCAGCCCTGAGAAAGACGCCAGCATAAgtcaataaatttagaaaatggaACGGAAGAGCAGGCAAGAAATATAACAGAACGAAACCACAAGAGCAATGTCATATCATGTAGCAGCAGCCTAGAGACAAGACCACAGAAAGAAACTCACCAAACTTGTTGAATGCACTAAAGGGAAGACCCATTATTGGTAAAAGAGAGAGGACAGAGAGAGTTATTTTTCCTTAGAAGATGTAAGGAAACTTGAGTGTTTATATAGTCAGAGAAAACCAATGGAAGGCAAGCTTGGAATGCATTCCTTTCTTCCCCTTTTTATCTTACAAGTTCTCTTTCTGCCCTTTCCATTTGATTCCTGCCCTGGCTGTGAAGTTAGAGTTGGTCCGGTTCTTGAGCAGTTGAGGTGCAGGAATCATTTGAGGGAAAATGTACCAACTCGGCTCCTGGTTGGGTTTCCGCAATGAGGGTTAAGGTCTAGTTTCTCTTTACCTTCTGAAGTGTGTTCTGCACATAATTTACTAGGTGAGTTAGGCTTGGCCCAGCTGCTGAAAGAATATGGTGAAAGGTCCAACTGTGCGGCTGTCAAATAAGAGCTGCCTCTTTTCTACGTTAAAAAATTAGTGAGTTGCAAAATATCAAAAACTTAAGTCGGTACTGTAACTTTTAGAGCGGTCTAACACCGCTTTTTAGTGGAACAAGGAGCTGGGCTAGAAGGATGATGCTAGACATGCTTTCTAGCACATGTATATGCTTTTGCTTCCATTAGATGAATTGAATAACCATGCTTTAGCTTATAAAGGAGAGATTCCTCTTGCTGTTTCCTTTTATGTCTTTTGGAGACCATTTATGTTCCAAGTTTTAACATACAGCACGCAATACTAGACACTTAAACTAGAAGATGGATGGGGCATTTGATGTAAATTCCAGTTTTGATGGGAGTCAAATTCATATGTTCCAACACTCTTATCAATACATAGACGTTGGGAGTAAGAACTCAGAAGAGCTCATGGTAGAATGTAAAAATGCATTACATTGTCAGCTTCCCATGGTTCAATGACGGTATCATATCATTTTATCTTCATTCTTGAACAGTAATAAATCTGACCTGAACGAAGCAGAAACACATCCACGATTGGTCTCACCTTAGTTTCTGTCTGATGATCTTGTGTGTCAGCAGGATTCCACTTCAAATATTGACCCAGCAACAGATATTTGGTTATCTTGTAGATATGGTGACAGCTTATAATAAAACCAGATTGCCCTGAATCATGACGATCAAATCATATGGTCCTATGAAGATCTTTGAATTTCTGTAGGCCATTTCACGAATTCTGATCAACCCAAGTAGACCCGACATGCTTTTCGAAACCCCTTTCATTCATCACCTCCCTTAGCTCGTTAATCTCCTCCCACAAGCCAGCACTTGCATACAGATTTGACAACTCGACATAAATCCCGACATTCCCAGGCTCCATCTCAATTGCCCTCTGAGCTGCCATTCTCCCATACTCAACATTGCCGCAACTACGGCACGCACTGAGCAGAGCGCCCCATGTAGACACGCCAATATCACGTCCACATCCCTCCCTGGTAGCAATCTCCCATGCCTTGGCTACTTCTCCTGCCCGGCATAGCATGTTGACCACACAACCATAGTGCTCTGGTGTAGGCACCAACCCATAATCTGCACGCATAGACTCGAAATACTTGAGCCCCTTGGCAACCTCCCCAGCATGCTGGCAAGCTGAGAGCACGGCCAGGATAGCCAGCTCGTCGGGCCAGACCCCAAAGGCCACCATCTGGTCATACGTCCGGATAACCTCCTTGCATTTCCCATGCCGCCCATAGGCGTTCAGCATCGCCGTCCACAACACAACATCGTCTCCACCGGCATTGGCCCGCAGCGCCAGCCTGAACACCTGCTCTGCACGCCCGACAAGCCCGCATTTGGCGTACATGTCCACGAGCGCGCCGATCAGGAACACGTCAGACTCCACGCCTCTCACCCTCCTAATCGCATGCCCATGCACCTCGCCGCCCAAATCAGCGTTCGCCGTCTCTCCGCAAGCCCTCGCCACGGCCGTCATCGTGTACCCATCGGCTGGCAGCCGGAACTCCAGAAACCTCCTGGCGAACTCCAGCGCCGCCACCCACTTCCCCGCGACCACGTAGCCGGCGAGGACGGCGTTCCCGAAGACGCCGTTCCTGACGGGGCTCTCGTCGAACAGCCTGCGGGCGTCGGAGAAGTGACCCGACGCGCCGTAGGACGCCGCGAGCGCGCAGGACACGAAGACGCTGCCGAGCCACCCGGACCTCGCGGCGAGCGCGTGGAGGGGGCCCGCGTCGGCGGCGGAGGCGTTGCGGAGCGCGGAGCAGAGGGCGTAGGAGTCGAGCGGGCCGCAgcggtgcgcgagcgcgagggcgGGGAGGACGAGGGAGCGGAGGCGGGGGTGcgaggaggaggccgcggcggcgaggagggagtTGAAGGAGAGGCGAGGAGGGAGGCCGGAAGGGGAGCATTTCAGGAGCGCGGCATGGATGACGGCGGCGGGGTTTGGCGCCACCGGAGTGGGAGGCGGCGGCATTCAAACGAGCGATATTTCACTTTTGCCGAGAGCGAAGTGGACACTGTGGACTtcgttaaaaaaacaaaaacaaaaagagctTTGGCCTACGGAAATACGAAATACATAAATGCATAATTTTAGCTTTCCAATCACTTTTATTACTATAGTTAGGATGTCCTTGTTTTTTTGGTCTTCTAAGCTTGACCATTTGTTTTTAACAAGGGATCGGCCACGAAGAGCTATCCATTCGTAAAAGCGGTAGCTTTATAGATTATAAAGGGTTTTGGAAAAACCAGAAACTCAAGTTAGGCCCATACAATTTGCACAAAGGATCTTGAGAAGAGAAGATAAAAAGCAACCAGGTCCAGCTCCATGACCACCACCATTGACCTCAACGATGTCAACCTTTACGCCGTCGGGGACGATACCACTTGGTGCGGAGAGGCGAGAGCCAACAGTGTTGTCGCTAGAGGGCCTCCGATGCGGCATGATAGCCTAGAGGTTGATGTCCTTCAGACGTTGGCCGGAGTACACCGTAGCCAACGCACGAGGCGGGAGCGGCCGCCTTTCGGTTGTGTACAACGACGGCGAGGGCGTCGCCGTGATGACTCTCCCAAGAGAAGCGTAGCTCCCCCCTTGCCACAGATCCAGCAGCCAGCAACCAAAGTCCCGGATGCCCTTCCTTTCCTCACCACCATGACGAGCAAGAAGGGAATTAGAAACTTGGCCCCTGACCTCTGATCAAACGAACTTTGTTGTGAGTGTTGTTGATGCAACGCCACCACCCGCCTCCGACTCCTTCCATTGGAGCTCCACAAGCTGCCACACCACCATCAACCACCACAACTCAAGCTCACCAGCAACAAAAAACCCCATGGCATCTCGCCATTCTCCACATGGGTAAAACCTAACCCTAGACCTAGGACAAGAACTATGGATTacaaaggaggaggaggccggcctccTCTCCCACCCCTACTCCGGCTAGCAAGGCCGCCGGAGTTTAGGGGAGAGGAGGCGGGGCGGCGGAGTAGACTCTCAAGGGGGAGGGAGGAAGGAGAAGGGGATAGGGGGACGAGAGCTCTCCCTAGCCACTCAAG includes:
- the LOC124686060 gene encoding uncharacterized protein LOC124686060; its protein translation is MGLPFSAFNKFGLPGISSVTTGQVYDRHFKDRETGNFRDFHIAYVDFCQYFNTVMPGQDFDTPGLGDIKDFYEKTWEPLKDEVEKKKTFIKFMEENIHEAKVDDSLFIMAGLAAPAAAIIAKRSSESIPQVKKFKLQYIPNVVFVPLCTLFAIMGATAVQMNKKNKKPTS
- the LOC124686059 gene encoding small nuclear ribonucleoprotein E-like translates to MASTKVQRIMTQPINLIFRFLQSKARIQIWLFEQKDMRIEGRIIGFDEYMNLVLEDSEEINIKKDTRKSLGRILLKGDNITLMMNTGK